From Pedobacter cryoconitis, one genomic window encodes:
- a CDS encoding cation:proton antiporter, whose protein sequence is MHTNIFDHITQQFHLPFTNPVLIFSLLLFIILIAPILLGRIKIPGIVGFIIAGILIGPNGFNILKKNSAIELFATIGLLYIMFIAGIELDLAEFKKKKHKSFIFGFLTFAVPILIGFPVCYYLLHYSLLTSILTASMFATHTLVAYPIVNKFGIAKNEAVAVTVGGTILTDTAVLIILAVIMGSVEGELNSSFWIQLAISLTIFTATVFIVIPRIAKWFFTKLESEKTSHYIFVLSVVFFSAFLAQLAGIEPIIGAFVAGLALNRLIPHSSILMNRIEFVGNALFIPFFLISVGMLVDLRVLFRGPDALIVAGALTVVAIVGKYFSATLTQWIFKYTKNQRLLIFGLSSAHAAATLAIILVGYKAKIIDDNILNGTIILILVTCVFASFATEKASRNIVSAEELTGPEIVQNQENILIPIADFNNMDTMLDLAVLFKDKSSDQPINLLSVVPDSDNAQANLLIARKKLNDSVKYASGNDTMVKVIATLDHNVSSGVLRIAKEKSANIIITGWPRKNTVIDKFLGDKSAALIEKSPANLFILHLHKPITVHTSIQLVCPPAYLMEKNMQVWLSKVCKLSVELSLSVDCFCDESTKKHIEHALLIMKSSVNFKFDSTEIWKDWRKLKERIMPDDFMIVVLDRKLETTYLLSLTYTQRKLEHLFESQTKLLIYPQI, encoded by the coding sequence ATGCACACAAATATTTTTGACCATATCACCCAGCAGTTCCATCTTCCTTTTACTAATCCGGTACTGATCTTTTCTTTATTACTTTTTATTATCCTGATTGCCCCGATTTTACTGGGCAGAATCAAAATCCCCGGTATTGTAGGGTTTATCATCGCTGGAATTCTAATTGGCCCGAACGGCTTCAATATCCTGAAGAAAAACTCTGCTATAGAGCTTTTTGCAACTATAGGTTTATTGTATATCATGTTTATTGCGGGTATTGAGCTTGATCTGGCGGAGTTTAAGAAGAAAAAGCACAAGAGTTTCATATTCGGATTTCTGACCTTTGCTGTCCCTATTTTAATTGGTTTTCCAGTTTGTTATTATTTGCTGCATTATTCTTTGCTGACTTCAATTTTAACAGCAAGCATGTTTGCAACACATACTTTAGTGGCTTACCCTATTGTCAATAAATTTGGGATTGCTAAAAATGAAGCGGTAGCGGTTACTGTCGGGGGTACAATACTGACCGATACTGCGGTACTGATTATCCTGGCTGTGATTATGGGTTCTGTGGAGGGTGAGCTGAACAGTTCTTTCTGGATCCAGCTGGCTATATCGCTGACTATTTTTACGGCAACGGTATTTATTGTTATCCCAAGAATTGCGAAATGGTTCTTCACTAAACTGGAAAGTGAAAAGACTTCTCATTATATCTTTGTTTTATCAGTCGTTTTCTTCTCTGCCTTTTTAGCACAGCTTGCTGGTATCGAACCTATTATCGGAGCATTCGTAGCCGGACTTGCTTTAAACAGGCTGATTCCGCATTCCTCTATTCTGATGAACAGAATTGAGTTTGTGGGTAATGCTTTGTTTATTCCCTTTTTCCTGATCAGCGTAGGGATGCTTGTTGATTTACGGGTACTTTTCAGGGGGCCTGATGCCTTGATCGTTGCGGGCGCTCTAACTGTAGTCGCTATAGTTGGTAAATACTTTTCGGCTACTTTAACGCAGTGGATTTTCAAGTATACTAAAAACCAGCGTTTACTTATTTTTGGTTTGAGCAGTGCACATGCTGCGGCTACATTAGCGATTATATTAGTTGGTTACAAGGCAAAAATTATTGATGATAACATCCTTAACGGAACAATCATACTGATCCTTGTTACTTGCGTATTTGCTTCTTTTGCGACAGAAAAAGCCAGTCGGAACATTGTTTCGGCGGAAGAGCTTACCGGGCCGGAGATCGTTCAGAATCAAGAGAATATCTTAATTCCTATTGCGGATTTCAACAATATGGATACCATGCTGGATCTTGCGGTATTGTTTAAGGATAAAAGTTCTGATCAGCCAATTAATTTACTATCGGTTGTACCGGATAGTGATAATGCACAGGCTAACTTGCTTATCGCCCGTAAAAAGCTGAATGATTCTGTTAAATATGCTTCTGGAAATGATACAATGGTCAAAGTGATTGCGACTTTGGATCACAACGTTTCCAGTGGTGTACTGCGGATTGCGAAGGAAAAATCTGCAAATATTATCATTACCGGATGGCCGAGGAAAAACACTGTTATTGATAAGTTTTTAGGAGACAAGTCTGCTGCATTGATTGAAAAATCACCTGCAAATTTATTCATCCTGCATTTACATAAACCGATTACTGTACATACGAGCATTCAATTGGTTTGCCCGCCAGCTTATTTAATGGAGAAGAATATGCAGGTATGGTTGTCTAAAGTTTGTAAACTCAGCGTTGAGCTGAGTTTATCGGTAGATTGCTTTTGTGACGAGTCTACGAAAAAACACATTGAACATGCGCTATTAATCATGAAATCGAGTGTTAACTTTAAATTCGATTCCACAGAAATCTGGAAGGACTGGAGAAAATTAAAAGAAAGAATCATGCCTGATGATTTCATGATTGTTGTCTTAGACAGGAAGCTGGAAACGACTTACTTGCTTTCATTGACTTATACGCAGCGTAAGTTGGAACATCTTTTTGAGTCGCAAACCAAACTTCTGATCTATCCGCAGATTTAA
- a CDS encoding cation:proton antiporter, whose protein sequence is MDTFTTITILVTISALISYLNHRYVKLPGTIGIMVIAISLSVLIMITGKTFPAAYNFISELTSSIDFTKTLLDVMLAFLLFASALHFDFEKLKAQKRPVLILSTVGVIGCTTIFGFLFYWAASFLHIEIPLMYCFLFGALISPTDPVAVLSVLKKSKIPPSLETIIGGESLFNDGVGILLFVTLRELTENTGIAFSWSHSSLLFAQEVFGGILLGVASGYLCTRLVKKVDELQTILMITLSMVMGISVAGGLLHVSIPLAAVTAGLMLSNMKLGENANTVHLKDILDKVWGLIDDLLNTILFVMIGLQIVVIPFFNNYWLISLLSVFFVLIARGLSIAAPTILMRRSLKTDYNRLGILIWAGLRGGISVALALSLPDSPYKALIVSASYIIVIFSIIVQGLTLNKVVNRLVK, encoded by the coding sequence ATGGATACTTTTACTACGATTACCATTCTGGTAACCATCAGCGCGCTCATTTCTTACCTCAATCACCGTTACGTTAAATTGCCTGGTACGATAGGTATTATGGTGATTGCAATCAGTCTTTCTGTGCTGATCATGATTACAGGAAAGACTTTCCCGGCAGCTTATAATTTTATTTCTGAACTGACTTCGAGCATAGATTTCACCAAAACATTATTGGATGTGATGCTGGCATTTTTACTTTTCGCCAGTGCCTTACATTTTGATTTTGAAAAACTCAAAGCACAAAAAAGGCCGGTACTTATTTTAAGTACAGTAGGTGTAATCGGGTGTACAACGATCTTTGGCTTCCTATTTTACTGGGCAGCTTCTTTTCTGCATATAGAGATTCCATTGATGTATTGTTTCCTGTTCGGCGCTTTGATCTCCCCTACCGACCCTGTAGCTGTATTATCAGTTTTAAAGAAATCCAAAATCCCGCCTTCACTGGAAACGATCATTGGTGGTGAGTCACTGTTTAATGATGGTGTGGGCATCCTTTTATTTGTGACACTGCGGGAGCTTACAGAAAACACAGGCATAGCTTTTTCCTGGTCGCATTCTTCTTTATTATTTGCGCAGGAAGTATTTGGCGGAATTTTACTGGGTGTGGCATCTGGTTATTTATGCACCAGGCTGGTTAAAAAGGTAGATGAGCTGCAAACAATCTTAATGATTACGTTATCCATGGTCATGGGAATCTCTGTAGCCGGCGGTTTACTGCATGTATCTATTCCACTGGCAGCAGTTACTGCCGGATTGATGCTGAGCAACATGAAATTGGGAGAAAATGCGAATACTGTACACCTCAAAGATATATTAGATAAGGTTTGGGGATTAATTGATGATTTGCTGAATACGATCCTTTTTGTAATGATTGGATTACAAATCGTGGTGATTCCTTTCTTTAATAACTACTGGCTGATTAGTTTGCTTTCTGTATTTTTCGTACTCATTGCAAGAGGCCTGAGTATTGCTGCGCCAACTATTTTGATGAGAAGATCTTTAAAAACTGATTATAACAGACTGGGTATTCTCATCTGGGCAGGATTAAGAGGCGGGATTTCTGTTGCACTTGCTTTATCTTTACCAGATTCTCCGTATAAAGCTTTGATTGTTTCGGCGAGTTATATCATCGTTATATTTTCGATTATCGTGCAGGGCTTAACCTTAAATAAGGTAGTTAACAGATTGGTAAAATAA
- a CDS encoding aldo/keto reductase, with protein sequence MQYSKLGRSSLEVSKIGFGCMSLTGDSSENQLIIDQALDLGINYFDTADLYEHGENEAKIGALLKSKRDQVILATKVGNQHRADGSGWDWNPSKKHILSAVEGSLKRLQTDYLDLYQLHGGTIEDPVDETIEAFEILKQQGKIRYYGISSIRPNVIREYVQCSKMVSVMMQYSLLDRRPEEECLELLHEHNIGVLGRGSIAQGLLAGKPAAPYLSYSEAEVAKAAEVIRSITSESSSPAQTAIRFVLQNQALDSAVMGIRTLAQLKDIAAAADFPPLSNWEIELLIKAVPASYYTAHR encoded by the coding sequence ATGCAATATTCAAAACTTGGAAGATCCAGTCTGGAAGTTAGTAAAATTGGATTCGGCTGTATGTCCTTAACCGGAGATAGCAGCGAAAACCAATTAATTATTGATCAGGCACTGGACCTGGGAATCAATTATTTTGATACCGCAGATCTTTATGAACATGGAGAAAATGAAGCAAAAATAGGTGCCTTATTGAAATCAAAACGCGATCAGGTAATCCTGGCAACCAAAGTTGGCAATCAGCACCGGGCAGATGGAAGCGGATGGGACTGGAACCCCAGCAAAAAACATATCCTGTCAGCAGTAGAGGGTAGCCTGAAAAGGCTGCAAACAGATTATTTAGACCTTTATCAATTACATGGAGGGACTATTGAAGATCCGGTTGATGAAACTATTGAGGCTTTTGAAATCTTAAAACAACAAGGAAAAATCAGGTATTACGGCATCTCCTCTATCCGGCCAAACGTGATCAGGGAATATGTTCAGTGTTCTAAAATGGTGAGTGTAATGATGCAATACAGCTTACTCGACCGCAGGCCGGAAGAAGAATGTCTGGAACTGCTTCATGAGCACAATATTGGTGTGCTCGGACGCGGCAGTATCGCACAGGGGCTATTGGCAGGTAAACCCGCAGCACCTTATTTGAGCTATAGCGAAGCAGAAGTTGCTAAAGCAGCAGAAGTTATCCGCTCTATTACCAGCGAAAGCAGTTCTCCGGCACAAACAGCAATTCGTTTTGTTTTGCAAAATCAAGCCCTGGACAGTGCGGTAATGGGCATCAGAACATTGGCACAATTAAAAGATATTGCTGCGG